From Salvelinus namaycush isolate Seneca chromosome 2, SaNama_1.0, whole genome shotgun sequence, one genomic window encodes:
- the LOC120065478 gene encoding malate dehydrogenase, cytoplasmic-like isoform X3 translates to MADPIRVLVTGAAGQIAYSLLYSIAKGDVFGKDQPIILVLLDIPPMLPVLDGVVMELQDCALPLLREVIPTDKVEVGFKDLDAAILVGSMPRKEGMERKDLLKANVAIFKTQGAALEKYAKKTVRVLVVGNPANTNCLIASKSAPSIPKENFSCLTRLDHNRARSQVAMRCGVPADAVKNVIIWGNHSSTQYPDVHHAMVNVHGKEVEAYDAVKDDSWLKGDFISTVQLRGAAVIKARKLSSAMSAAKAICDHMRDWWFGTLDGEFMSMGVYAGGNSYGIPEDLIYSFPVHIKNKSWNIHDGLPVNDFSRAKMDATAAELVEERDTALSFLSQ, encoded by the exons ATG GCCGACCCAATCCGTGTGCTGGTGACTGGCGCTGCTGGACAGATCGCCTACTCTCTGCTGTACAGCATCGCCAAGGGAGATGTCTTCGGCAAGGACCAG CCCATCATCTTGGTCCTGCTGGACATCCCTCCCATGTTGCCAGTTCTGGATGGGGTTGTGATGGAGCTGCAGGACTGTGCTCTCCCACTCCTCAGGG AGGTCATCCCCACCGATAAGGTGGAAGTGGGCTTCAAGGATCTGGATGCCGCCATCTTGGTGGGCTCTATGCCCAGGAAGGAGGGCATGGAGAGGAAGGACCTCCTGAAGGCCAACGTGGCCATCTTTAAGACCCAGGGTGCCGCACTGGAGAAGTACGCCAAGAAGACCGTTAGG gtcttaGTGGTGGGAAACCCTGCTAACACCAACTGTCTGATTGCCTCCAAGTCCGCCCCCTCCATCCCCAAGGAGAACTTCTCCTGCCTGACCCGTCTAGACCACAACAGGGCCCGTTCCCAG GTGGCGATGCGTTGCGGCGTGCCCGCCGATGCAGTCAAGAACGTCATCATCTGGGGAAACCACTcatccacccagtaccctgacgTGCACCACGCCATGGTCAACGTGCATGGCAAGGAGGTGGAGGCGTACGACGCCGTGAAGGACGACAGCTGGCTCAAGGGAGACTTCATCTCT ACGGTGCAGCTGCGTGGTGCCGCCGTCATCAAGGCCAGGAAGCTCTCCAGTGCCATGTCTGCCGCCAAGGCCATCTGTGACCACATGAGGGACTGGTGGTTCGGCACTCTCGAT GGTGAGTTCATGTCTATGGGTGTGTACGCTGGTGGAAACTCTTACGGAATCCCCGAAGACCTCATTTACTCATTCCCTGTTCATATCAAG aacaagtCGTGGAATATCCATGACGGTCTGCCCGTCAACGACTTCTCCCGCGCCAAGATGGACGCCACAGCTGCCGAGCTGGTGGAGGAGCGAGACACGGCCCTGTCCTTCCTGAGCCAGTGA
- the LOC120065467 gene encoding UTP--glucose-1-phosphate uridylyltransferase-like isoform X2: MAEFQEKLRLQHETSMHKELEKLLTTAKGAEQEISKKDFEGFKNLFHRFLQVKGPSVKWDKIHKPPEDLIHPYDKIKAQVLPDSVAASLNKLVVVKLNGGLGTSMGCKGPKSVISVRNENTFLDLTVHQIEHLNKTFNVDVPLVLMNSFNTDEDTKKILQKYTHHRVHIHTFNQSRYPRINKESLLPVAKDLGVHGDHGDAWYPPGHGDIYASFYNSGLLDQLIAAGKEYIFVSNIDNLGATVDLFILNHLMTQPKDKRCEFIMEVTDKTRADVKGGTLIQYDDKLRLLEIAQVPKAHVDEFKSVTKFKIFNTNNLWISLAAIKRLHEQNAMDMEIIVNPKTLDGGLNVIQLETAVGAAIKAFDNALGVNVPRSRFLPVKTSSDLLLVMSNLYSLDAGSLTMSKKREFPSTPHVKLGSSFTKVHDFLMRFESIPDMLELDHLTVSGDVTFGKNVSLKGTVIIIANHGDRIDIPAGAVLENKIVSGNLRILDH, encoded by the exons ATGGCAGAGTTTCAGGAGAAGCTGCGGCTGCAGCATGAGACCTCCATGCACAAAGAGCTGGAGAAGCTGCTGACCACAGCCAAGGGGGCTGAGCAGGAG ATTTCCAAAAAGGACTTTGAGGGTTTTAAGAACCTCTTCCACAGATTCCTCCAGGTGAAAGGACCCTCTGTGAAATGGGACAAGATCCACAAGCCCCCAGAGGATCTG ATCCACCCCTATGACAAGATCAAGGCCCAGGTGCTGCCGGACAGCGTGGCGGCCAGCCTCAACAAGCTGGTGGTGGTCAAGCTCAACGGAGGCCTGGGCACCAGCATGGGCTGCAAGGGCCCCAAGAGTGTCATCAGTGTCCGCAATGAGAACACCTTCCTGGACCTCACTGTCCATCAGATAGAG CACTTAAACAAGACATTCAACGTGGACGTGCCTCTGGTTCTCATGAACTCCTTCAACACAGACGAGGACACCAAGAAGATCCTGCAGAAGTACACACACCACCGGGTGCACATCCACACTTTCAACCAGAGCAG ATACCCGAGGATCAACAAGGAGTCCCTGCTGCCCGTGGCTAAGGACCTGGGGGTGCACGGCGACCATGGCGACGCCTGGTACCCGCCCGGCCACGGAGACATCTACGCCAGCTTTTACAACTCCGGCCTGCTGGACCAGCTGATCGCCGCGGGCAAGGAATACATCTTTGTGTCCAACATAGACAACCTGGGCGCCACCGTGGACCTGTTCATCCTCAACCACCTGATGACGCAGCCCAAAGACAAGCGCTGCGAGTTCATCATGGAGGTCACGGACAAGACCCGCGCAGACGTCAAG GGTGGCACGCTGATCCAGTACGACGACAAGCTGCGTCTGCTGGAGATAGCCCAGGTGCCCAAAGCCCACGTGGACGAGTTCAAGTCGGTCACCAAGTTCAAGATCTTCAACACCAACAACCTGTGGATCTCCCTGGCCGCCATTAAGAGGCTGCACGAGCAGAACGCCATGGACATGGAGATCATCGTCAACCCTAAG ACGCTGGACGGTGGTCTGAACGTGATCCAGCTGGAAACAGCAGTGGGCGCCGCGATTAAGGCCTTTGACAACGCCCTGGGCGTCAACGTGCCCCGTAGCCGCTTCCTTCCCGTCAAGACCTCGTCGGACCTGCTGCTGGTCATGTCCAACCTCTACAGCCTGGACGCCGGCTCGCTCACCATGAGCAAGAAGAGGGAATTCCCCTCCACGCCACACGTCAAGCTGGGCAGCTCTTTCACCAAG GTCCATGACTTCCTGATGAGGTTTGAGAGCATCCCAGACATGCTAGAACTGGATCACCTGACAGTGTCAGGAGACGTCACCTTCGGAAAGAACGTCTCTCTCAAG GGAACCGTCATCATTATTGCCAATCACGGAGATAGGATTGATATTCCTGCCGGAGCGGTGCTGGAAAACAAGATCGTATCTGGCAACCTGCGCATCCTCGACCACTAA
- the LOC120065478 gene encoding malate dehydrogenase, cytoplasmic-like isoform X1, which produces MLTLLSAMYIVVRAASSEADPIRVLVTGAAGQIAYSLLYSIAKGDVFGKDQPIILVLLDIPPMLPVLDGVVMELQDCALPLLREVIPTDKVEVGFKDLDAAILVGSMPRKEGMERKDLLKANVAIFKTQGAALEKYAKKTVRVLVVGNPANTNCLIASKSAPSIPKENFSCLTRLDHNRARSQVAMRCGVPADAVKNVIIWGNHSSTQYPDVHHAMVNVHGKEVEAYDAVKDDSWLKGDFISTVQLRGAAVIKARKLSSAMSAAKAICDHMRDWWFGTLDGEFMSMGVYAGGNSYGIPEDLIYSFPVHIKNKSWNIHDGLPVNDFSRAKMDATAAELVEERDTALSFLSQ; this is translated from the exons ATGTTGACATTGTTGTCAGCGATGTACATAGTGGTGCGGGCGGCATCGTCGGAG GCCGACCCAATCCGTGTGCTGGTGACTGGCGCTGCTGGACAGATCGCCTACTCTCTGCTGTACAGCATCGCCAAGGGAGATGTCTTCGGCAAGGACCAG CCCATCATCTTGGTCCTGCTGGACATCCCTCCCATGTTGCCAGTTCTGGATGGGGTTGTGATGGAGCTGCAGGACTGTGCTCTCCCACTCCTCAGGG AGGTCATCCCCACCGATAAGGTGGAAGTGGGCTTCAAGGATCTGGATGCCGCCATCTTGGTGGGCTCTATGCCCAGGAAGGAGGGCATGGAGAGGAAGGACCTCCTGAAGGCCAACGTGGCCATCTTTAAGACCCAGGGTGCCGCACTGGAGAAGTACGCCAAGAAGACCGTTAGG gtcttaGTGGTGGGAAACCCTGCTAACACCAACTGTCTGATTGCCTCCAAGTCCGCCCCCTCCATCCCCAAGGAGAACTTCTCCTGCCTGACCCGTCTAGACCACAACAGGGCCCGTTCCCAG GTGGCGATGCGTTGCGGCGTGCCCGCCGATGCAGTCAAGAACGTCATCATCTGGGGAAACCACTcatccacccagtaccctgacgTGCACCACGCCATGGTCAACGTGCATGGCAAGGAGGTGGAGGCGTACGACGCCGTGAAGGACGACAGCTGGCTCAAGGGAGACTTCATCTCT ACGGTGCAGCTGCGTGGTGCCGCCGTCATCAAGGCCAGGAAGCTCTCCAGTGCCATGTCTGCCGCCAAGGCCATCTGTGACCACATGAGGGACTGGTGGTTCGGCACTCTCGAT GGTGAGTTCATGTCTATGGGTGTGTACGCTGGTGGAAACTCTTACGGAATCCCCGAAGACCTCATTTACTCATTCCCTGTTCATATCAAG aacaagtCGTGGAATATCCATGACGGTCTGCCCGTCAACGACTTCTCCCGCGCCAAGATGGACGCCACAGCTGCCGAGCTGGTGGAGGAGCGAGACACGGCCCTGTCCTTCCTGAGCCAGTGA
- the LOC120065467 gene encoding UTP--glucose-1-phosphate uridylyltransferase-like isoform X1 — protein sequence MSVFEDLSKAGMAEFQEKLRLQHETSMHKELEKLLTTAKGAEQEISKKDFEGFKNLFHRFLQVKGPSVKWDKIHKPPEDLIHPYDKIKAQVLPDSVAASLNKLVVVKLNGGLGTSMGCKGPKSVISVRNENTFLDLTVHQIEHLNKTFNVDVPLVLMNSFNTDEDTKKILQKYTHHRVHIHTFNQSRYPRINKESLLPVAKDLGVHGDHGDAWYPPGHGDIYASFYNSGLLDQLIAAGKEYIFVSNIDNLGATVDLFILNHLMTQPKDKRCEFIMEVTDKTRADVKGGTLIQYDDKLRLLEIAQVPKAHVDEFKSVTKFKIFNTNNLWISLAAIKRLHEQNAMDMEIIVNPKTLDGGLNVIQLETAVGAAIKAFDNALGVNVPRSRFLPVKTSSDLLLVMSNLYSLDAGSLTMSKKREFPSTPHVKLGSSFTKVHDFLMRFESIPDMLELDHLTVSGDVTFGKNVSLKGTVIIIANHGDRIDIPAGAVLENKIVSGNLRILDH from the exons ATGTCTGTTTTTGAAG ATCTCAGCAAAGCCGGGATGGCAGAGTTTCAGGAGAAGCTGCGGCTGCAGCATGAGACCTCCATGCACAAAGAGCTGGAGAAGCTGCTGACCACAGCCAAGGGGGCTGAGCAGGAG ATTTCCAAAAAGGACTTTGAGGGTTTTAAGAACCTCTTCCACAGATTCCTCCAGGTGAAAGGACCCTCTGTGAAATGGGACAAGATCCACAAGCCCCCAGAGGATCTG ATCCACCCCTATGACAAGATCAAGGCCCAGGTGCTGCCGGACAGCGTGGCGGCCAGCCTCAACAAGCTGGTGGTGGTCAAGCTCAACGGAGGCCTGGGCACCAGCATGGGCTGCAAGGGCCCCAAGAGTGTCATCAGTGTCCGCAATGAGAACACCTTCCTGGACCTCACTGTCCATCAGATAGAG CACTTAAACAAGACATTCAACGTGGACGTGCCTCTGGTTCTCATGAACTCCTTCAACACAGACGAGGACACCAAGAAGATCCTGCAGAAGTACACACACCACCGGGTGCACATCCACACTTTCAACCAGAGCAG ATACCCGAGGATCAACAAGGAGTCCCTGCTGCCCGTGGCTAAGGACCTGGGGGTGCACGGCGACCATGGCGACGCCTGGTACCCGCCCGGCCACGGAGACATCTACGCCAGCTTTTACAACTCCGGCCTGCTGGACCAGCTGATCGCCGCGGGCAAGGAATACATCTTTGTGTCCAACATAGACAACCTGGGCGCCACCGTGGACCTGTTCATCCTCAACCACCTGATGACGCAGCCCAAAGACAAGCGCTGCGAGTTCATCATGGAGGTCACGGACAAGACCCGCGCAGACGTCAAG GGTGGCACGCTGATCCAGTACGACGACAAGCTGCGTCTGCTGGAGATAGCCCAGGTGCCCAAAGCCCACGTGGACGAGTTCAAGTCGGTCACCAAGTTCAAGATCTTCAACACCAACAACCTGTGGATCTCCCTGGCCGCCATTAAGAGGCTGCACGAGCAGAACGCCATGGACATGGAGATCATCGTCAACCCTAAG ACGCTGGACGGTGGTCTGAACGTGATCCAGCTGGAAACAGCAGTGGGCGCCGCGATTAAGGCCTTTGACAACGCCCTGGGCGTCAACGTGCCCCGTAGCCGCTTCCTTCCCGTCAAGACCTCGTCGGACCTGCTGCTGGTCATGTCCAACCTCTACAGCCTGGACGCCGGCTCGCTCACCATGAGCAAGAAGAGGGAATTCCCCTCCACGCCACACGTCAAGCTGGGCAGCTCTTTCACCAAG GTCCATGACTTCCTGATGAGGTTTGAGAGCATCCCAGACATGCTAGAACTGGATCACCTGACAGTGTCAGGAGACGTCACCTTCGGAAAGAACGTCTCTCTCAAG GGAACCGTCATCATTATTGCCAATCACGGAGATAGGATTGATATTCCTGCCGGAGCGGTGCTGGAAAACAAGATCGTATCTGGCAACCTGCGCATCCTCGACCACTAA
- the LOC120065478 gene encoding malate dehydrogenase, cytoplasmic-like isoform X2, translating to MWNITWADPIRVLVTGAAGQIAYSLLYSIAKGDVFGKDQPIILVLLDIPPMLPVLDGVVMELQDCALPLLREVIPTDKVEVGFKDLDAAILVGSMPRKEGMERKDLLKANVAIFKTQGAALEKYAKKTVRVLVVGNPANTNCLIASKSAPSIPKENFSCLTRLDHNRARSQVAMRCGVPADAVKNVIIWGNHSSTQYPDVHHAMVNVHGKEVEAYDAVKDDSWLKGDFISTVQLRGAAVIKARKLSSAMSAAKAICDHMRDWWFGTLDGEFMSMGVYAGGNSYGIPEDLIYSFPVHIKNKSWNIHDGLPVNDFSRAKMDATAAELVEERDTALSFLSQ from the exons ATGTGGAATATAACTTGG GCCGACCCAATCCGTGTGCTGGTGACTGGCGCTGCTGGACAGATCGCCTACTCTCTGCTGTACAGCATCGCCAAGGGAGATGTCTTCGGCAAGGACCAG CCCATCATCTTGGTCCTGCTGGACATCCCTCCCATGTTGCCAGTTCTGGATGGGGTTGTGATGGAGCTGCAGGACTGTGCTCTCCCACTCCTCAGGG AGGTCATCCCCACCGATAAGGTGGAAGTGGGCTTCAAGGATCTGGATGCCGCCATCTTGGTGGGCTCTATGCCCAGGAAGGAGGGCATGGAGAGGAAGGACCTCCTGAAGGCCAACGTGGCCATCTTTAAGACCCAGGGTGCCGCACTGGAGAAGTACGCCAAGAAGACCGTTAGG gtcttaGTGGTGGGAAACCCTGCTAACACCAACTGTCTGATTGCCTCCAAGTCCGCCCCCTCCATCCCCAAGGAGAACTTCTCCTGCCTGACCCGTCTAGACCACAACAGGGCCCGTTCCCAG GTGGCGATGCGTTGCGGCGTGCCCGCCGATGCAGTCAAGAACGTCATCATCTGGGGAAACCACTcatccacccagtaccctgacgTGCACCACGCCATGGTCAACGTGCATGGCAAGGAGGTGGAGGCGTACGACGCCGTGAAGGACGACAGCTGGCTCAAGGGAGACTTCATCTCT ACGGTGCAGCTGCGTGGTGCCGCCGTCATCAAGGCCAGGAAGCTCTCCAGTGCCATGTCTGCCGCCAAGGCCATCTGTGACCACATGAGGGACTGGTGGTTCGGCACTCTCGAT GGTGAGTTCATGTCTATGGGTGTGTACGCTGGTGGAAACTCTTACGGAATCCCCGAAGACCTCATTTACTCATTCCCTGTTCATATCAAG aacaagtCGTGGAATATCCATGACGGTCTGCCCGTCAACGACTTCTCCCGCGCCAAGATGGACGCCACAGCTGCCGAGCTGGTGGAGGAGCGAGACACGGCCCTGTCCTTCCTGAGCCAGTGA